The DNA region CTAGACATCTCATCATTAGACAGCCATGAAAAAAATACCCTCTGGGTAGAATCCTGATCAGGTTTATCGTTACTGATCAGCAAATCGACGTACATAAACCATTCCTCCATAAAAATACTATATATACTTTATTTTGCATATTTAGTTTCCCATTTTTATCTCTCATGATCAACCACTTATAGAAGTGGTTAATGATTAGTTTGTGACAAATGCAAACAGAGTAGCCACATAGGATGTGGCTACTCTGTTTGCATTTGTCTATGGCTACGATCATGAAAACTAGCCGCGATTTACAATGGCCTCAAGATCAGGGATCATATGACTCTGACGAAGCTCAGCCATAAATGATTCAAACTCCGCAAAATTCATTTGTTGCTTAGCATCTGACAAAGCAACTGTTGGATCAGGATGAACCTCAACCATCACTCCATCCGCTCCAACTGCTAGTGCGGCTTTCGCCACTGGAGTCATAATATCTTTGCGCCCTGTGGAATGAGTGACATCTACTAACACCGGTAGATGTGTCTCTTGTTTAAGGATCGGAACAGCAGAGATATCAAGAGTATTACGTGTTGCCTTTTCATATGTGCGGATCCCCCGCTCACACAGTACAATCTTTTCATTTCCCCGAGAAGCGATATACTCAGCCGCATAGATTAACTCTTCAATAGTAGCAGATAACCCACGTTTTAAAAGAACAGGTACGCGTGTGCTACCCACCGCTTTTAACAACTCGAAATTCTGCATATTACGTGCCCCTACTTGAATCATATCCACATACTGTATAGCCATTTCTACGTCATTTGGACTTACAATTTCAGAAACAACGGCCATTCCATATTTTTGACCTATCTGTTTAAGCATACGAAGCCCAGGTTCTCCTAAACCCTGAAAATCATACGGTGACGTCCGTGGCTTAAACGCACCTCCACGCATTACAAGAATACCTTGCGCTTGTAATTCTGCGCCTACTTTCTCCATCTGCTCTGGCGTTTCTACAGAACAAGGCCCAGCTACAACAATTGGCTTTCCGCCACCAATTTCTATTCCTTTCACACTCACAACCGTGTCAACAGTTGTACGAGAACGGCTCACAAGTAGTTTGCGTTGTTCTTCTTGTAATCCAAGTGAAACCTGAAAAATTTGTTTAAATAAATGACGAATCGCACCATCAGAAAAGGGTCCTGGGTTTTGTTGAACCAAGTGATCAAGTTGTTCTTTTTCACGCTCTGGATCAAAAGTAAGCATCCCACGCGCCTGTTTAATCTGGCCAATGCGCTGAACAATATCAGCTCTTTTACTTAATAAGGACAATAAATCGTCATTAATTTCATCCAATTCGTTACGTAATTCTCTTAATCGATCCTCAGCCATCTCCAAAACTCCCTCTCTCTATACAACTATTTTATCTCTATTGTACTTCTCTATTTTACATCTCTTTGAGTGCTTGTTCGAGTGCTTGCAAACATCTTCTATTTTCCTCTTCCGTGCCAATACTAATTCGTATATACTCATCAAGACCAGGAAAGCCTGCACGTACGATCACACCATGACGCTCTAACTCTTGAAATACATGCACTCCATTGCCCACTTTAGCCAATAAAAAGTTACCTTGAGTCTCAATATACTCTAAACCAAGTTGTGTAAGACCTTCGTAATATTGCAAGCGGCCTTCGTGATTCGCAACTTTACACTTAATTACATGTTCCGTATCTTGTAGTGCAGCAGTTGCTCCTACTTGTGCCACAGCATTTACATTGAAGGGTTCCCGTACTTGATGCAAATATTTAATTAGACCTGCATCACCTAGAGCGTATCCAAGGCGTAATCCTGCAAGGCCATACATTTTTGAAAAAGTACGTAAAGATAAAACCGTTTTACCTTCTGTCACAAATTCTAATGAACGCAATGGGTCAGGTGTATCCACATACTCGAGATATGCCTCATCAAGTACGACAATAACCCCATCGGGGATGCTTTCCAGAAATTCTTTAACTTGCGTATGTGTTACCCACGTACCCGTAGGGTTATTGGGCGAGCATACATAAATCAGTTTGGTCTTGTCAGTAATCTGATTCTGCATGGCTAAAAAGTCATATTGAAAATGCTTAGTTAAAGGAACAGGAATAATCTTCGCTTCCATTACTTGCGCACCAAAGTTATACTGTGCAAATGATGGAAAAGGAACAATCACTTCATCTCCTGGTTGTAAAAACGTCTCAGCAATCATTTTAATAATCTCATCTGATCCGTTTCCTACAAATACTTGCTCAGGTTGTAAGTGAACATGTTGTGCAATTGCCGTGCGCACATCTTGAGCTGCTCCATCAGGATAGCGGTTTAACTCCAGAAGCAAGTCTGAAATAGCATCAAGTGCCTTTGGTGAAGGCCCGAGAGGGTTTTCATTGGAAGCGAGTTTTACCACATCGTGCAATCCAAATTCACGTTGCACATCTGCAATCGGGCGACCAGGAACATACGGCTTAATGACATGTAAGTTTGGTCGCACTAGCCGTCTCACTCGTTCTTCGAGAGAAAGAGTTGAAGTTAACACATCTTTTTGCTCTCCCAACTAATCTTGCCTCCCTTCTTACGCATGTTTTTGCTACAATGTAACACAGTCTAGGACTCACGCAAAGACCTAAAATGAAGTAGTCATGCAATTTTGCGCAAAACTATTTAGGGAGGATCAATCATGCAAGTTACGTTCTCAGATATTCAAGCCGCGGCCAGTCGGCTCGCTTCTGTTATTGACACCACGCCTTTAGACCGTTCACAAACGTACAGTCAGTTAAGTCACAATCATATTTATCTTAAGCTTGAAAACATGCAACGTACCGGATCTT from Sulfoacidibacillus ferrooxidans includes:
- a CDS encoding bifunctional 3-deoxy-7-phosphoheptulonate synthase/chorismate mutase, which encodes MAEDRLRELRNELDEINDDLLSLLSKRADIVQRIGQIKQARGMLTFDPEREKEQLDHLVQQNPGPFSDGAIRHLFKQIFQVSLGLQEEQRKLLVSRSRTTVDTVVSVKGIEIGGGKPIVVAGPCSVETPEQMEKVGAELQAQGILVMRGGAFKPRTSPYDFQGLGEPGLRMLKQIGQKYGMAVVSEIVSPNDVEMAIQYVDMIQVGARNMQNFELLKAVGSTRVPVLLKRGLSATIEELIYAAEYIASRGNEKIVLCERGIRTYEKATRNTLDISAVPILKQETHLPVLVDVTHSTGRKDIMTPVAKAALAVGADGVMVEVHPDPTVALSDAKQQMNFAEFESFMAELRQSHMIPDLEAIVNRG
- the hisC gene encoding histidinol-phosphate transaminase, which gives rise to MGEQKDVLTSTLSLEERVRRLVRPNLHVIKPYVPGRPIADVQREFGLHDVVKLASNENPLGPSPKALDAISDLLLELNRYPDGAAQDVRTAIAQHVHLQPEQVFVGNGSDEIIKMIAETFLQPGDEVIVPFPSFAQYNFGAQVMEAKIIPVPLTKHFQYDFLAMQNQITDKTKLIYVCSPNNPTGTWVTHTQVKEFLESIPDGVIVVLDEAYLEYVDTPDPLRSLEFVTEGKTVLSLRTFSKMYGLAGLRLGYALGDAGLIKYLHQVREPFNVNAVAQVGATAALQDTEHVIKCKVANHEGRLQYYEGLTQLGLEYIETQGNFLLAKVGNGVHVFQELERHGVIVRAGFPGLDEYIRISIGTEEENRRCLQALEQALKEM